The Apium graveolens cultivar Ventura chromosome 3, ASM990537v1, whole genome shotgun sequence sequence CAACTATTAACAATATCTCCGACAATTCTAACCATCTACCGGAGCAACCTCCGTCATCGCCGGCCGCCGATGTATCTCAGCCTCTCGACGAGAACTTATTCTCCGATCTCACTCTCGTTACTCCGCAGATTCACCGAACCCTTGCTCCGCCGTCTCCGGTTGTTTCTACTGCGCCGATTACTTCTAAACCGATTGCTCGTCAGACTTCTAGTACGAGGAAGAAGAAACGAGCTGCTGGATTGCGGATCGGATATAAGAAAGATGAGATTGACTCGGTTGCTGACTCGGTTGTTAACTCGGTTGTTGCAATTCCGTCTACTCCGGTGGTGGAGGAAGTTAGGGTTAGTGAAGTTGAGAAGCGTGATCAGGAAGTTGAGTTGAAAGTGAGGATggttgatgatgatgatgatgatattgGTAATGATTTGGTTCGAGACGATGCGGAGAAGCTTGatattggtgatgatttggttCGAGATGATGCGGAGAAGATTGATGTTGGTGTAATTGGAGACGAGGAAGATAGGGAGAGGGATAATTGTTCGATTGAAGTGAGATTTGAGCGAATTAGGAGTGATATTACGGATAATTTGAGGCGTGTTAGGGAACAAGTGGATTCCGTTTCTGGGAAGAGGAAGGAGAGTATTAGGAGGAGGCGAAATGCTGCCGAGGATTTGAGGTTGGCATCTGCCAAGTATAGGGAATTGGAGAGGCAGTTGGAGGAAGCTTGTGAGGCTGAGGATTTCGAGACGGCTGATAGGCTTAGTGATGCTCTTGCTTCTGCGGATTCTGACAAGGAAAGGTTGGCGGTTGCATTGAGAGATGCGGATGCCGAGTGTGATGCAGTTGATGTTAAGATGCAGGGAGTTGTTGATCTTCAGATTGCGGCTGAGGAGGAATGTGCGTCTTTGCTGCAAAGGTTCTCTATGGTGAGTACTTTAGGGATCTTTTGTTTTGCTATTTAAATTTAAATCAAGGTCTTTAAACCTTTTTTTTTTTGAACTAGGATTTTTAAGAAGATGTTAATTTGTGTGATCTTTAACCTTTTGGAAGGAGAACCAAGAGTTTTTTAGATTCTAGTTTTTACAAGGATTGTTGCCATTTTTGCTGAATCATCTTACTCAGAAAGTATTTTTTTTCTGGCAAATTGTTCTTCAAAACAAAAAGAGAAATGTTGTTGCTTAGGTAAAAACAAGTTTTTTGTATTGTATTTAGCCCAATGACATTTCATTTAGTAATTTGTGAGCTCACTCGCTCAGCACAGACGGAATGTGaacaaatataataataaaagaaGAAAGCATCACAGTATGGTATTTGAACACGTGTTTTGTCATTATATAGCTTTCTTGTAGTTCCGCTTCTTGCTCTAAAAATGCATAAAGACTTGTTGGAAATCGCCAGCCGGTTGGGCCAATTACATAAAAAAATGTTCCATGTGGTATGGTATGGAAATCGCCAGCCGGTTGGGCCAATTACATAAAAAAATGTTCCATGTGGTATGGTATTTGAACACGTGTTTTGCTATTATATCGAGAAcgtaaaaaaaaattccagttGTGTCTTGTGAGTGCTTGTTTCATGAAATATACAAATTAGGATTCATGCAAGCCAACAGCTGTTATCAAGAGTAACTCGATTAGAACTAAAACTATTTGCTAAACATTGATCATGATGATACCTACATCTCATATGGTACATCAGTCTTCAATACCAGTGCCATAAATCTTTGAAGTTTAAATAACACTATGCATCTGGAAAATAACAATTAAGTGTTCCCTGTGGAGAATAACGTCATTAAATCTCCATCAATGAAAAGTATGAATGAATCCACAAAGTTATTTTAGGGGGTAAAACTATGCAGTCTCAAATTATTATCTACTATAATGTATCATGTAATAATGCCCTGACAAATTTTATGGACAGCATGCTCTTACATCTAAATTATCCAACTTAGATTCCTTTTACAAAACTGAAATGAGATATCTGAATTGATGCTCTCTCTTTCTGTTAGGATGCCGCAAAAGATGCCGATTTGGTCCTAAGGAATGCAGAGCTTACGTCTGCAAAAGAAACAAACAAATGGGATTCATCAGTTGAGTTGGCTGAAGTCAAAAGGATGGAACTGGATGCCGAATCATTTATTGTGAATGAGGCAAGGCTGGCACTAAATGATTCTGTTGATCATTTAGTTGAGGATGATAAGAGGGAAATAGAAATTCTTCATAGAAAGAAAGAAGAACTGGCAGATGAACTGGAAAGACTTCTTGCTTTAGTGAAACAAAAAGAGTCCGAATTAAAAGAAAATGAATCTAGCATTGAAATAGTTGAAAAAAGAATTGCCAATGCAGTCTCTAGCTTTCAGGAGGCTCAGTCAAGCATCAATGCAAAGTATAACAATTTGCAATCCGAGCTGTCACAAATGGAGTTGCAAAGTGAAGCATTGTCTAGAAAAAAGGAGGAGGTTAATGAATGCTTATCTCAGGAACAAGACAGGGCAGTGAAGATTCAAAACCTTGCCAAGACCTCTGCTGATGAAGCAACCTTATACCAAGAAGTTTCTGGGTTGCGGAAAAATTTGATACAATTTATTTTGAGCACTAGGGAACATAAACTAATGCTTGCCAAGACAGGGGACAAACTTACTGAAGATGTGCAAATGCTTAAACAAGATATATCAAATGAAAGAGCTTCTCTTCAGGTTAGTTCTGCTGATTGCTTTTGACGTAGCAGTTAGATTTTTTTCTTTCCCATGCACagtatatatatttacatatatctTTTCAAGAGCCTCGTCCAATTTGCTTCTTCTTTTCAGTTAATATTTATgttaatttaaaatcaattactGATTTTCTCAAGTACATATCACCTGTTTCACGGTAAGAGTGCTTTGTGTAAAGATACTGTAACATCAATCATCTAGTGCATCAATAGATGCTGATCCTATCTTGTACTGCAGAATTGAACTTTTACTTCATAAGAATTTTTTATGGATGATAGGGACCTTCTAGCTGGTTGCCTTAAGTGGTAGTAGGCATCATAAGGGGTACAAAGGGTAAGGAAAGCAACCAAATCGATGGATTTCTGTTTTCACCTgtttattttgttcacaaaaaTGGCCCAAAAACTAATGACTAATCATGTTTAATTAAAGGGTCCTGGTCCCTGACTTGTGTTTGTTAGGGACATTTTAATTAACATACTGTGCCAAAGCCTTTGGATCAACACTCCAACGACCAGGATTAAAAAAAAAAGGTTTACCCTTTCCGCACTCGGGATTAAAAAGAATATTACCTTTTCCGCGCTTATTTTCCACAGTAAGGTAGCTCACCGCGCTATTTTCCGCGGAAAGGTGAAATTACTTATTTGCCCTTAAAACAATTTGTGGTTTTTTTTCCCTGACATGGAAAGAAGTGTCTTGGATCAGGACCTTCAATGGCTTCAATATGGCAGAATtgtaaaaatcatttattgatataAGTGAATTTGTAAATTGGTTAAAGCTTCGCACTCCAATAACCTTACCTCAAGCTCATGAGAGTGATGGATTCACAGTCTACTCGAATATTTCCTTATAGCAATGGCTGAGTGTTATTCAAGTGGTAAGCAGTCTTTTCCATAATTAAGAGAACATGCAATGAGTTCCTTAACCAATACATGCATGGTAGAAGTCCATTTAAAATGGGCCTAATGGCCtattagagcaagtccaatgctAAAGCTAAAATGGCCATAGCTATTGCTATAATTTGAGACCAAAAAGTGCATTTTAGTTTCAAAATAGGACTTTAACTCCAGTGCTAGCTCTATTATACAACTAAATATTTCCACATTTAGTaaaattctctctctctccctccctccctctctctccctctccctccctccaaggcttattttaaataatgaattttaagaaattctctctctctctctctctctctatctctctctctctccaaggcttattttaaataatgaattctaagaaaatctctctctctctctctctctctctctttctctctctctctctctctctatgcATTGAAGTAGATTTTTTTTCATTTTGATGCTATATTATAGCTATAAGACCAACTATAACTATGCATTGGACTTGCTCTGAGTAAAACAAATTAATTGATTCTCATCACGCATATTTGCCACGTATCTTGGATTGATACAACTGGGACTAATATCAGAATTAAATTGAATATGGGAATGGCGTAATAGTAGCTCTTCTATAATACTAATTCAGATATTGGCTCTTATTGTGTTCCCAAAAAAAAAATCCGGGAAAAGAGGGGAAAGAGGGAATGGAAAGGCCATGTTTACCCTAAAAGTCTAGATTAGTGTCTGTGCTAGATTTGTTCTTACTTCCTTTTAATATTTATGCAAGTAGTAAATGCAAGACTTAAATCAGGAGTTCAACCGGGGATCGTGTAAGATTCAGGTTGGCATATGAGTAATAATATCAAGAAATAAAGAAGATGATATGTACAGAAAACTATATTTACACTCTTTCATAAAAAACTGCCCTTTTCCTTAAAAATAAAGCAGATACCTATTCAAGCAACTGATGATGCTATATTGCCATCAGCCTTAGTATTCTATTAAAGTATATTCATGCTAGTTGCTGATTATATTATTGCTACATCTCGGTAATTTTTTTGTCCCTGTGGAAATTTTTTACATTATAAGTCGAATTAATGCTGAATAGCATATTGGCATATTAGTGAGCCCTTTTGTGGTTGCTATGAAAAAACTCTTTCCAGACTTCTGGTTTTATTCTACAAATCCTACCTATATATAGTGGCAAGATTTTTTATGATTGCCCTGTTTCACTATGTTTAGGAGTTATCTACAACAAAAACAAGCATCCAGCAGGAAATTGAATCCCTTAAGCAGAGGCTTCTGTTCATAGACAAAAGAATCCCAGAGCTTGAAGCAGAAAAGAAAGTCGCTGCTAGTGTAAGAAATTTCAAGGAAGCGGCACGGCTAGCTGCTGAGGTGAAGGTACTGTGTGTTGAAAAGGAAGGTATACAAACTAAAATGGAGGGGGCTTTGTCAGAGATTGGGAAGTTCGAGGGAGAGATTGTAGAAACTGTTAACAGATTGCAGGATACCGAAGTTCATCTTTTGTCCAAGGAAAAAGAATTGGCAATGACTAGATTTCAGATTCTACTGCTAATTGCTGGTGCTGCCACTTCTGAAAGGTCAGCTGCCTTGCAGTTGGGTGATGTTGAAGAAGCTGAAATCCTATTTGGGGAAGCTGAGGTTGCTGAATCTGAAGCAAGGAAACTTCAGTCAACTTACGGTTTTAAAGATGCCGAGTTTGATGATCTTCCGAAACACTTCATATCCATGGAACTTGTGTCCAATCTTGGCGGGGAAAAGTTAGTCGAGTTAGCAGCAACTTCACACATTCCAGCACCTTGATCGATAAATAAAACAGAGATATGAGCACTCAGCCCAGTTGGATATTTGTATCTATTACTTCCTTTTCTTTTGGTGGTGCAATTGATTTTGTTAGATATTCAAGAATTGCAGGGGGTTTTTTGGTGGCAGTCTGAATTAATTTAAATTCTTTGGAAATAGGAAAACGTGTAATCAACACTATATATTATACATGCCCTCTTAATGAATCACAAATCAATTGTTAGAATAGGCATAAGACCAGCAGGTATTATACGGAATGTTTCTATATCATATACCCTTGAAGCCTTTGAGTTTTGAGTTTTTCAATTTTACACACAAATTTTTTATGCTCAAGTTGTGCTAGGTCGGTCCACATACTCCATAGGTGCAACATGGAAAGGTGAAGATTTCTATTAAAGAATTAGGTATCAAGAATTTTCTCCTATCCTAAAGTAGTAAAGTACCAGATTAACCTTTGTTTGATATTCGAAGTATAAAATTCCGAGATGATATTTGACACTTTGATCCCGTGTTCTGTCACTAGTCTCACTACTCAGTACTCACTAATCTACTTGTCATCCCAATCCCATATAAAATGCAAAATGTGCCGTGAAAAGCAGGTACATTGGACTGAAACTGGCGAGGGAATTTAAGAAGCTTTTTAACTCAATCGTAACTTCTCCCCGACTGCTGTAGGTACCGATAGGACTAAACGATTAACAGTGTTAACAAAGGACTTTGGGTGGGGGTTGGGGTTCTTGCTGTGTCAGCCCCAAATTTCTCAAGAAAATAACGAATTTAAagattaaagattaaattatgtgaTAATAACCGAAGTACGACTCATTTTATAAAGCATACTCCAAAATTACAAGATACAtgtaaattattttatataaatgaTATGTACCGAAATATAATATTCCGTGAAAGAAGGGTTTAATTTCTTTAATACAACAAGTTTATCATCCAACGGAAGAGTTTCAAAAGTATAAGACCTTACATAAATTATATGTATCGAAATATAATATCCAGTGAAGGTGGGGTTTGGTTTCTTTCATACAATAAGGTCTCGTTTGATTTGATGTAACCCAACTATGTAAGGGAATAAAAAAAAGTTACAATGTTTGGTTTGGTTGGCTGAATttcaaattaggcaagaaaacTCCAAGTTCCGGGATTTTTGTAATTAgcacaaaatattggaatttagTTATCACGGTCCATCATGATCATCA is a genomic window containing:
- the LOC141711821 gene encoding uncharacterized protein LOC141711821, translated to MDSDEMDSLFEGMVLFDPTQPSQPSTSTINNISDNSNHLPEQPPSSPAADVSQPLDENLFSDLTLVTPQIHRTLAPPSPVVSTAPITSKPIARQTSSTRKKKRAAGLRIGYKKDEIDSVADSVVNSVVAIPSTPVVEEVRVSEVEKRDQEVELKVRMVDDDDDDIGNDLVRDDAEKLDIGDDLVRDDAEKIDVGVIGDEEDRERDNCSIEVRFERIRSDITDNLRRVREQVDSVSGKRKESIRRRRNAAEDLRLASAKYRELERQLEEACEAEDFETADRLSDALASADSDKERLAVALRDADAECDAVDVKMQGVVDLQIAAEEECASLLQRFSMDAAKDADLVLRNAELTSAKETNKWDSSVELAEVKRMELDAESFIVNEARLALNDSVDHLVEDDKREIEILHRKKEELADELERLLALVKQKESELKENESSIEIVEKRIANAVSSFQEAQSSINAKYNNLQSELSQMELQSEALSRKKEEVNECLSQEQDRAVKIQNLAKTSADEATLYQEVSGLRKNLIQFILSTREHKLMLAKTGDKLTEDVQMLKQDISNERASLQELSTTKTSIQQEIESLKQRLLFIDKRIPELEAEKKVAASVRNFKEAARLAAEVKVLCVEKEGIQTKMEGALSEIGKFEGEIVETVNRLQDTEVHLLSKEKELAMTRFQILLLIAGAATSERSAALQLGDVEEAEILFGEAEVAESEARKLQSTYGFKDAEFDDLPKHFISMELVSNLGGEKLVELAATSHIPAP